From Acidianus brierleyi:
TCTCACGCTTTGGAGTAGGAATTCTGATGGACTTTCGCTACTCAAGTCTGCGATCTCCACGAGGAGGGTTAACCTCAAGGGTATACGAGGTCTAGTGATCTTGCTTTTATTTCCTTCCTCTTCCAGTTATACAGTTAAGGTCATTTACCTTTTCTTGTTCGTTTTCTCCTATAGTTATTCCTGATTCGTCTGCAGCCAGTACGCTTGGCTTTCCTTTCACTTTTTCGTATAGTGGGTAGAACCTGAAGCTTCTCTTGTCTTGTAGTGCTTTTTGTCCTTGTCTTATTAAGTATAAGTATTCTTTTCCTCTGTTCCCTGTCATTGGTGGGGCTGTTTTTGCGAGTTTTTGTGGGATTTCTGGGGAGATAACGTTAAGTCCTTCTAATACAGATTGTATTGTGAGGGACTCCAACCCCGTTAAGGATAACGAGGATGTCATAATGGGGAAATGGAGTCCCTCGTTTTAACCTTTTCTTGTTCTTCTCATTCTTCTACCTTTCTTCTTCTTTTGATAATACTAAACACATAGTATTATCTTGAATATACAAACTCATTTTCATCTTCTTTTGTCGATTAATCTTAAATTTTTTGATAATTATGTTGAAATATGCCGACTTTTTCTATCTCTCTTGATATTTTTCTCTTCCATAGAAATTGTATCGTTCTTAGTAAAATTGATGAAACTTCACTGCTAAAGATATGATTTGATTTCGTACTTTTATATATATAATTGACGATATCTTTAAATTCTTTAAAGATTAAAAAAGTTTAATGACTTATACTAAAAATAGGCTAAACGAGGTGATATTTGCTGTTTCACATGAACATTGCTGGACTAGTTTAGTTGGAGATTATGTAGTTAAGACTATTAATTTACAAATTGACACTGAAAAAGATTATATTAGATCTATAATAACATTTAATAAGAAAAATAAGGATCTAATATATGAAATCAAAAAATCAAAAACTTATATTGGTAGCTCACTATTAAATGCTACAGATAACAAAATCTTATTTGATTTTAGAAAAAAATACTCAAATAGTGTTATAAATACCGTACTAAATTTGAATGGAGTAATTCTAAACGGATTCAAATATAACGGTAGAGAGTTTTGGAGAGTTCTCATATATGAAGATTATTTACATCAACTTTTTAACGAGTTGCAAAGTCGCGGTAAGGTGGATTATATAGCGCAACGTGAGTTTGATATAGAAGAAGATAATCTCTCAATGCATGAGTTAGATTCATTAACACTGGCATATAAATACGGATATTTGAACTTCCCTAGGAAGATAAAGTCTGATAAAATATCAAAAATTGCTAATCTGAGTAAGTCTACATTTACTTACCATTTAAGATCTGCTGAATATAAAGTAATAAAACAATTGATTAGAGAATTGGATTTCTATAATTTGCCCAATCATATAAAAAATAACAAGGAAGACTAAAAATTACCATCTTGTTATAATTACCTTTTTCTCCGTAAAGAATTCCACACTATCTATTTGACCGTGTAAAATTCCAAAGAACGAATCTTTTCTTCCACCAAATGGGAAAAATGCCATAGGTGCAGCTACTCCTATATTTATACCTATATTTCCTGCGATAACTTCTCTCTTAAACTTTCTAGCATTATAGCCCGACGTAGTAAAGATAGAGGCTGCATTCCCATAATTACTTTTGTTAACCATTTCTATTGCATCATCTAGATTTTTGGCGTATAATATAGAGGCTACTGGACCAAATATTTCTTCTCTCGCTATAGTCATATCAAGGTGAACGTTATCAAATATTGTCGGTCCAATAAAATAACCTTTAGGATATTCGCTCACGATAACATTTCTACCGTCTAGTAAAAGTTTTGCGCCTTCGGCATCTCCCTTTTCTATATATCCCGTGATTCTCTTTTTTGCGTCTTTAGTTACTACAGGACCCATATCTACTGTATCATCAAGACCGTATCCAAGCTTTAATTGTTTAGAAAGATTCACAAACTTTTTCTTGATATTATCATTATCTCCAACTAATAGTAGATTTGCTGCTGCTAAACATCTTTGTCCGGCGTTTCCGAAAAATGATGATACCAACGATGGAACTGTAATATTTGGATCAGCGTCTGGCATTACTACTATAAAATTTTTAGCACCTGCTTGTACTATGGACCTTTTACCATTTTTACTTGAATTCTCATAGACATATTTTCCAACTCTAGTAGATCCTACAAACGTTATACCTTGAATTAGCTTATTTTCCAAAAACTCGTCAACAACATCTTTTGCTCCATGTACGACATTAATGACTCCAGGAGGAAGTTTGATTTCGTTAAAAATCTTCGAAATAAAATCCATTGGTACTGGAGTAATTTCCGAAGGTTTTACTACTACAGTATTTCCCAATACTATTGCATAAGGTATGAACCAAAATGGAACCATGCTTGGGAAATTAAATGGTGTTATAACGCCAAATACTCCTAAAGGCTCTCTAGAAACCATTTCGTCAACGTCTTGGGAAACTTGATCTATATTTTCACCTTTTGCTAACGTATATGCAACTGCAATAGCTGATTCTACGTTTTCTATAGTTCTTCTCATATCTCCTCTGGATTCTTGGATAGTTTTACCGTGATTCTGTGTGATTATTCTTGCAATACTTTCCGAATATTCTTCTAGTTTATTTTTTAACTCAAATAGATACTGTATTCTGTTAGTTACTGGTAAATCCTTCCACTTTTCATATGCTTCTTGAGCTGCTTCTATAGCATTACTAACTTCTCGTCTAGTAGAAAATGGTACTTCTGCTATCTTCTCATCTTTTGCTGGATTATATATTGGAGAAAACGTTTCTGTTTCAGAATTAATATATTCTCCATTAACAAAAAGCTTAAGCTTTCCATAGTTGCTTTGAACCTCGTCTAGAATTGTCATGTGCAATCATAGTACTTTAATCATATTGATTTATATTCTATACTTGCAACATGTTCGAAACTTTACTACATATTCTTATATTTTTTTATACATATATTTCTTATAACGTCATATAAAATTTCTAATTATAACTTTACGTTGTTAAATGTTACTTAAATATACATACAATTAGTATATAAAATCATTATTCTTATTTTCCTTAGCTTTATTAATCCAATGTTCAACTGGCAGGAGTAATCTATCCTCTGTTATGCTTCTAATATCTACGAGACTAGGCGTATTTTTAAAAGATTCTGTCAAAACTGGTGCTATATCTGCGTTTTTTTCTATTATATAACTTTTTAATCCAAATCCTTCGCTTATTTTAGAATAATCTATAGGAGAGAAATCCGTATCGAAGTATTTTGAGTTATGATATAACATCATTTCGGCTCTTATCCATCCATATGAAGAATTATTAAACAATATTATTGTTACGTTTATATTATATCTTTTTATAGTTTCCAACTCTCCAACTGAGAAATTAAAGCTCCCATCTCCAGTAAGTACTATAATGTGCTTCCTTGATGCTAAATAAGCTCCTACTGATGCTGGGATCGAATATCCCAAACCTCCCATGCCATAATTGAATATTATGCGCCTACCGCTATATTTCGTCTTATAAAACGCAGCTGTCGAAATCGCACCTATCCCTGGATCTGCTATCAGTATATCATCTTTGATTAGTTTATCCATTTCGTCTATTAATTTTGGAATATTTATATAATTTGAATCTTTCTCTTTAAGTTCTTTAATATGGTTGAGAAACTTTTCCCTCCTTGCATTTACCTCATTTCTCCATGCGGTTCTTTGAATTTTTTTAGTATTTGCAATTATCTTTCTCAAGATGGCTTTTATATCTCCAACTACGTTAATACTTTTATACACATTACCTAAATCTTCAAAGCTTATATCAATATGAACTATTACTTTGTTTTTACTTGGAATAGTCCAATAATTTGTATTAGCAGAGTCCGTGTTGCTTCCTAAAAGAAATATTAAATCAGCATCATTAACTACACTATTGGAAAAACTTGATCCTCCTCTACCACCTACTACACCTATAGACAAAGGATGTAATTCGGAAATGCAGCCTTTCCCAGTTATTGTAGAACCTACTGGTATATCTAATAGTTCTGCTAATTCAGTTACTTCATTCCATGCTTGGGAATATAATACTCCTTGGCCACAAATTATTACTGGTTTTTCTGCCTTCATCAGCATTTCTGAGATTTCTTTAATTTTCTCTTCATCATCAACTATTCTAATTGCAGGATATTTTGAAAATTCATTTTGTGAATATATCTCTGGATCCTTAACATTATCTTCAAGAACATTTGAAGGTATTCTAATATTAACTGGGCCGGGTCTTCCACTAGTAGATATTCTAAATGCCTTCCTAATTATTAGTGGAAGATCAGAGATAGAATACACCGTATATGTGCTTTTAGTAATTTTTTGAAATATACCAGACTGATCAATAGATGTTAACACGTTTTTATACTCAGAACCTAATGGGGT
This genomic window contains:
- a CDS encoding helix-turn-helix domain-containing protein — its product is MTYTKNRLNEVIFAVSHEHCWTSLVGDYVVKTINLQIDTEKDYIRSIITFNKKNKDLIYEIKKSKTYIGSSLLNATDNKILFDFRKKYSNSVINTVLNLNGVILNGFKYNGREFWRVLIYEDYLHQLFNELQSRGKVDYIAQREFDIEEDNLSMHELDSLTLAYKYGYLNFPRKIKSDKISKIANLSKSTFTYHLRSAEYKVIKQLIRELDFYNLPNHIKNNKED
- a CDS encoding CoA-acylating methylmalonate-semialdehyde dehydrogenase: MTILDEVQSNYGKLKLFVNGEYINSETETFSPIYNPAKDEKIAEVPFSTRREVSNAIEAAQEAYEKWKDLPVTNRIQYLFELKNKLEEYSESIARIITQNHGKTIQESRGDMRRTIENVESAIAVAYTLAKGENIDQVSQDVDEMVSREPLGVFGVITPFNFPSMVPFWFIPYAIVLGNTVVVKPSEITPVPMDFISKIFNEIKLPPGVINVVHGAKDVVDEFLENKLIQGITFVGSTRVGKYVYENSSKNGKRSIVQAGAKNFIVVMPDADPNITVPSLVSSFFGNAGQRCLAAANLLLVGDNDNIKKKFVNLSKQLKLGYGLDDTVDMGPVVTKDAKKRITGYIEKGDAEGAKLLLDGRNVIVSEYPKGYFIGPTIFDNVHLDMTIAREEIFGPVASILYAKNLDDAIEMVNKSNYGNAASIFTTSGYNARKFKREVIAGNIGINIGVAAPMAFFPFGGRKDSFFGILHGQIDSVEFFTEKKVIITRW
- a CDS encoding thiamine pyrophosphate-binding protein yields the protein MIVMNGANILLEMLERYNVKYVFGLPGETSLALYEEWEKYNEKIRHVLVRDERNSVYMADAYAKIAFQPGIVEGPSVGSTYMLPGIAEAYKSATPLIIITTDTPLGSEYKNVLTSIDQSGIFQKITKSTYTVYSISDLPLIIRKAFRISTSGRPGPVNIRIPSNVLEDNVKDPEIYSQNEFSKYPAIRIVDDEEKIKEISEMLMKAEKPVIICGQGVLYSQAWNEVTELAELLDIPVGSTITGKGCISELHPLSIGVVGGRGGSSFSNSVVNDADLIFLLGSNTDSANTNYWTIPSKNKVIVHIDISFEDLGNVYKSINVVGDIKAILRKIIANTKKIQRTAWRNEVNARREKFLNHIKELKEKDSNYINIPKLIDEMDKLIKDDILIADPGIGAISTAAFYKTKYSGRRIIFNYGMGGLGYSIPASVGAYLASRKHIIVLTGDGSFNFSVGELETIKRYNINVTIILFNNSSYGWIRAEMMLYHNSKYFDTDFSPIDYSKISEGFGLKSYIIEKNADIAPVLTESFKNTPSLVDIRSITEDRLLLPVEHWINKAKENKNNDFIY